A window from Streptomyces sp. NBC_00271 encodes these proteins:
- a CDS encoding PHP domain-containing protein, translating to MSEQQLPAWADPSVSPAALDPQGVSRRGLLRSAGLFGAAFAVGSLATPATAGSRRLGGDDPRLAYLVGDHHVHSVYSHDAKYTFSQLAQASAKYGLDWMVFNEHSNFGHANYGAQLEHQEILKARAANPRQLIFQGLEWYIPGAEHATVFAAPGRHEVDLLTKFELAYDGKLLGYTAGSPTSPDTARNEAHAVKAIKWLAEQRRTGYVDDVLVIANHPTRLGIDSPHEMRSWRDAAPEIMIGMEGAPGAQGGGIPGWVGSGQQRGEYTNKPSENSFAGYPENAYVLYGGFDWMTATVGGMWDAMLAEGRLFTITTNSDVHRVVFDTWKNGDWAPGQNFDNTGHVPDPVNTDSQQPGGDFWPGQFSRTHVGVTRYGYRAVMAGLRAGRVWLDHGHLLDGLDVRVKRDCDHGPGVTMGGRIRVRKGEKLTLSVTVTTASRANPHGILPELAHVDVIRGAVRGPAADRDDWRAPDTKVVRTVDVSGRKGTYTLRIPLVAGDESFYVRLRGSDGNRNGTGYLGASIDPHGPIPHVPGNGDPWVDTWFYANPVFVDVVDGR from the coding sequence AGCGCCGGCCTGTTCGGGGCGGCCTTCGCGGTGGGCTCGCTCGCCACCCCCGCGACGGCCGGCTCCCGGCGCCTCGGCGGCGACGACCCGCGCCTCGCCTATCTCGTCGGCGACCACCACGTCCACTCCGTGTACAGCCACGACGCGAAGTACACGTTCTCCCAGCTCGCCCAGGCGAGCGCCAAGTACGGCCTGGACTGGATGGTCTTCAACGAGCACTCCAACTTCGGGCACGCCAACTACGGCGCCCAGTTGGAGCACCAGGAGATCCTGAAGGCGCGCGCCGCGAACCCGCGTCAGCTGATCTTCCAGGGTCTGGAGTGGTACATACCGGGCGCCGAACACGCCACGGTCTTCGCGGCGCCCGGCCGGCACGAGGTGGATCTGCTCACGAAGTTCGAACTCGCCTACGACGGCAAGCTGCTGGGCTACACGGCGGGCTCGCCGACCAGCCCCGACACGGCCCGCAACGAGGCCCACGCGGTCAAGGCCATCAAGTGGCTCGCGGAGCAGCGCCGCACCGGTTACGTCGACGATGTGCTCGTCATCGCCAACCACCCCACGCGCCTGGGCATCGACTCCCCGCACGAGATGCGGAGCTGGCGGGACGCGGCGCCCGAGATCATGATCGGCATGGAGGGCGCGCCCGGCGCCCAGGGCGGCGGCATCCCCGGCTGGGTCGGCTCGGGCCAGCAGCGCGGCGAGTACACCAACAAGCCGTCCGAGAACTCCTTCGCCGGGTACCCGGAGAACGCGTACGTCCTGTACGGCGGCTTCGACTGGATGACGGCGACCGTCGGCGGCATGTGGGACGCGATGCTCGCCGAGGGCAGGCTGTTCACCATCACCACCAACTCCGACGTGCACCGCGTCGTCTTCGACACCTGGAAGAACGGCGACTGGGCGCCCGGGCAGAACTTCGACAACACCGGGCACGTTCCCGACCCGGTGAACACCGACTCCCAGCAGCCGGGCGGCGACTTCTGGCCCGGCCAGTTCAGCCGCACCCACGTGGGCGTGACCCGCTACGGCTACCGCGCCGTGATGGCGGGCCTGCGCGCGGGCCGCGTCTGGCTCGACCACGGGCACCTGCTCGACGGGCTCGACGTCCGGGTGAAGCGGGACTGCGACCACGGTCCGGGTGTCACCATGGGTGGCCGGATCCGCGTCCGCAAGGGCGAGAAGCTCACGCTGTCGGTCACCGTGACGACCGCCTCGCGCGCCAACCCCCACGGGATCCTGCCGGAGTTGGCGCACGTCGACGTCATCCGTGGCGCGGTGCGCGGACCTGCCGCCGACCGCGACGACTGGCGCGCGCCCGACACCAAGGTCGTCCGCACGGTGGACGTGAGCGGCCGCAAGGGCACGTACACCCTGCGCATCCCGCTGGTCGCCGGCGACGAGTCCTTCTACGTCCGGCTGCGCGGCAGCGACGGCAACCGCAACGGTACGGGCTACCTGGGCGCCTCGATCGACCCGCACGGCCCGATTCCGCACGTGCCCGGAAACGGTGACCCGTGGGTCGACACGTGGTTCTACGCGAACCCCGTGTTCGTCGACGTGGTGGACGGCCGGTAG